A section of the Bacillus pumilus genome encodes:
- the accB gene encoding acetyl-CoA carboxylase biotin carboxyl carrier protein, with product MLKIEEIHELIKLIDESTIDEFTYENEGAKIKLKKNKEVVQQVAAQASVAPVQAAPAQQAPKAQAPAQTEAPAQEAAASDNLHKITSPMVGTFYASSSPEAGPYVTTGSKVNENTVVCIVEAMKLFNEIEAEVKGEIVEVLAENGQLVEFGQPLFLVKAE from the coding sequence ATGTTAAAAATCGAAGAAATTCATGAACTGATTAAATTAATTGATGAATCAACAATTGATGAATTTACGTACGAAAACGAAGGTGCAAAAATCAAACTGAAGAAAAATAAAGAAGTCGTTCAGCAAGTTGCGGCACAAGCATCTGTGGCTCCTGTCCAAGCAGCTCCAGCTCAACAAGCTCCTAAAGCACAAGCTCCAGCTCAGACCGAAGCCCCTGCACAAGAGGCAGCTGCGTCTGACAATCTGCATAAAATTACATCCCCAATGGTTGGCACATTTTATGCTTCATCTTCACCAGAAGCAGGTCCTTACGTGACAACAGGTTCTAAGGTGAACGAAAACACAGTTGTGTGCATCGTAGAAGCGATGAAACTGTTTAATGAAATCGAAGCAGAAGTAAAAGGTGAAATCGTCGAAGTATTAGCTGAGAACGGTCAGCTTGTAGAATTCGGACAACCCCTCTTTCTAGTGAAAGCAGAGTAA
- a CDS encoding SpoIIIAH-like family protein, giving the protein MLKKQTVWLLTMLSLVVVLSVYYIMSPQGENAVTVEEMKSKGTEEKKTEPEKGMDKGTEKGADEKSTDKETNGKQEDIETSGEEGKAVSEQTDDELFTTYRLELEDKRSKQREEFNEIVSSDDATAQEKSEAYDQMTALSEAEGTERQLETLIKTKGYKDALVSAEGDKVSITVRSDKKSKSQAADIIDMVTKEMRGLDNVAVTFEPSNE; this is encoded by the coding sequence ATGTTAAAAAAACAAACGGTTTGGCTATTAACGATGCTAAGTTTAGTTGTCGTCTTAAGTGTGTACTATATCATGTCTCCACAAGGTGAAAATGCAGTGACAGTAGAAGAGATGAAATCAAAAGGAACGGAAGAGAAAAAGACTGAACCAGAAAAAGGAATGGACAAAGGCACTGAAAAAGGCGCTGATGAGAAGTCCACTGACAAAGAAACAAATGGTAAACAAGAGGATATCGAAACAAGCGGTGAAGAAGGAAAGGCTGTATCAGAGCAAACAGACGATGAGCTTTTTACAACTTACAGATTAGAGCTTGAAGATAAACGAAGCAAGCAGCGTGAAGAGTTCAACGAAATTGTATCTAGTGATGATGCAACAGCACAAGAAAAAAGCGAAGCGTATGACCAAATGACAGCGCTTAGTGAAGCAGAAGGAACGGAGCGTCAACTTGAAACCTTAATTAAAACAAAAGGTTATAAAGATGCGCTAGTGAGTGCAGAGGGGGATAAAGTGAGCATCACAGTTCGTTCTGACAAAAAATCAAAGTCCCAAGCGGCCGACATTATTGATATGGTCACAAAAGAAATGAGAGGTCTTGATAATGTAGCAGTCACTTTTGAGCCCTCTAACGAATAA
- the spoIIIAG gene encoding stage III sporulation protein AG codes for MNNKDWKQKLKSFLQPPEKGEGKPKLTKHHYLLLVFIIGVSFMLVSQILSPPSSKEQAAVPASKKTTSQEQEVFKPASSSKSKNSIEDVEQEYENQLKEILETIIGVEDVSIVVNVDATSLKVFEKNKSNKSTTTEETDKEGGVRSVTDQTKEEEIVIIKNGNEETPVVVQTKKPDIRGVLVVAQGVDNVQIKKTIIEAVTRVLDVPSHRVAVAPKKIKEDSE; via the coding sequence ATGAATAACAAGGACTGGAAACAAAAGCTGAAATCATTCTTGCAACCGCCTGAAAAAGGTGAAGGGAAACCAAAATTAACGAAGCACCATTACTTGCTGCTTGTATTCATCATCGGCGTATCTTTCATGTTAGTCAGTCAGATCTTGTCACCGCCATCAAGCAAAGAACAAGCTGCTGTTCCTGCTTCTAAAAAAACAACCTCACAAGAGCAGGAGGTATTCAAGCCGGCATCGTCAAGTAAATCAAAGAATTCGATTGAAGATGTGGAGCAAGAATACGAAAATCAGCTGAAAGAAATTTTAGAAACCATTATTGGCGTTGAGGATGTATCGATTGTGGTCAATGTAGACGCAACTTCTTTAAAAGTGTTTGAAAAAAACAAATCCAATAAAAGCACAACGACCGAAGAAACAGATAAAGAAGGCGGCGTGCGAAGTGTCACCGATCAAACAAAAGAAGAAGAAATCGTCATCATCAAAAATGGCAATGAAGAAACGCCAGTCGTCGTGCAAACGAAAAAACCAGATATTCGAGGTGTTCTCGTTGTTGCTCAAGGAGTAGACAACGTTCAAATAAAGAAAACCATCATTGAAGCGGTTACACGAGTGCTTGATGTACCGAGCCATAGAGTGGCTGTTGCCCCTAAAAAAATCAAGGAGGATTCGGAATGA
- the spoIIIAF gene encoding stage III sporulation protein AF, protein MSFLTEWITSIILFILFAIVIDLLLPNSSMQKYAKMVVSLLLIVVMLNPIFALFRADPDQIFSELMKGKEEAQSEEIKNQMNLEKKEIQASQRAYILKQMAVQLEKSAKEPLEKESYEMKHVEVLADEEHLDQNMEADQFRIKAVLSPLTGDAVETVAKVDIDLSRQKEESAESSSKEIKRVKETLANVWNTSPEHIALNIEGGDAADHE, encoded by the coding sequence TTGAGTTTTCTCACGGAATGGATCACAAGTATTATTCTCTTTATCTTATTTGCGATTGTCATTGATCTTCTGCTTCCTAATTCAAGCATGCAAAAATATGCCAAAATGGTCGTCAGCCTCCTGTTGATTGTGGTGATGCTCAATCCAATTTTTGCTTTATTTCGGGCAGACCCTGACCAAATTTTCTCAGAATTGATGAAGGGGAAGGAAGAAGCACAGTCAGAAGAAATAAAAAATCAGATGAATTTAGAAAAAAAAGAAATACAAGCCTCTCAGCGTGCATATATTTTAAAGCAAATGGCTGTCCAACTAGAAAAAAGCGCAAAGGAGCCACTGGAGAAGGAGAGCTACGAAATGAAACACGTAGAAGTGTTGGCAGATGAAGAGCACCTGGATCAGAATATGGAGGCGGATCAATTTCGCATCAAAGCAGTTCTTTCCCCGCTCACAGGTGATGCTGTAGAAACGGTGGCAAAGGTGGACATTGATCTCTCCAGGCAAAAGGAGGAAAGCGCTGAATCTTCTAGCAAAGAGATCAAGAGGGTGAAAGAGACGCTTGCGAATGTTTGGAATACGAGTCCTGAGCACATTGCGCTGAACATTGAGGGAGGTGACGCAGCAGATCATGAATAA
- the spoIIIAE gene encoding stage III sporulation protein AE — protein sequence MKRVTAVLGLMLFFWLIAPHAGAEEKEPLSNEAPAAEEVADGQADALELHSISDFWETILDEYGGFLPESQKGTVKEMIDGDKELSPQTWLKAFVHYLFHEVIANGKLLGTLILLTIFCSLLQLLQNAFEQSTVSKVAYALVYMVLIIIALNSFHVAISYATEAIQTMTSFILALIPLLLALIASSGGLVSAGFFHPVILFLMNTSGVFIQYVVLPLIFLSAILSIVSTLTEQYKVTQLAQLLRNVAIGGLAVFLTVFLGVISVQGASAAVTDGIALRTAKFITGNFIPVLGRMFTDATDTVISASVLLKNTVGLVGVAIFISIAAFPAIKVLSLALIYKLAAAILQPLGGGPIISCLDVISKSVLYIFAALAVVSLMFFLSITVIITAGNLTMMMK from the coding sequence ATGAAACGGGTGACAGCTGTTTTGGGACTGATGCTTTTCTTCTGGCTGATCGCTCCTCACGCAGGGGCAGAAGAAAAAGAGCCATTATCCAATGAAGCACCAGCAGCAGAAGAAGTGGCGGATGGACAGGCTGATGCACTTGAGCTTCACTCCATTAGTGACTTTTGGGAAACCATATTGGACGAGTATGGCGGCTTTCTGCCAGAAAGCCAAAAAGGAACAGTGAAGGAAATGATTGACGGCGATAAAGAGCTTTCTCCCCAGACATGGCTGAAAGCCTTTGTTCATTATCTGTTTCACGAGGTGATCGCAAACGGAAAGCTCCTTGGTACACTGATTTTACTCACCATCTTCTGTTCGCTATTGCAGCTATTGCAGAATGCATTTGAACAAAGCACTGTCAGTAAAGTCGCATACGCACTTGTTTATATGGTGCTGATCATTATTGCACTCAACAGCTTTCATGTGGCGATTTCTTATGCAACGGAAGCCATTCAAACGATGACCAGTTTTATTCTTGCTCTTATTCCTCTGTTATTAGCACTGATTGCTTCATCAGGCGGGCTTGTCTCAGCCGGATTCTTTCATCCCGTTATCTTATTTTTGATGAATACGAGCGGCGTTTTTATTCAATATGTCGTTCTTCCGCTTATTTTTTTATCAGCGATATTGAGCATTGTCAGTACGCTGACCGAACAATACAAGGTCACCCAGCTTGCCCAGCTGTTAAGAAATGTGGCGATAGGTGGGTTAGCTGTTTTTTTAACTGTCTTTCTTGGCGTCATTTCTGTGCAAGGTGCATCTGCTGCGGTTACGGATGGTATCGCACTTCGTACAGCCAAATTTATTACCGGAAACTTTATCCCCGTCCTTGGCAGAATGTTTACAGATGCGACGGATACCGTCATCAGTGCCTCTGTCTTACTTAAAAATACGGTCGGACTTGTTGGCGTCGCTATTTTCATATCAATTGCCGCTTTCCCTGCGATCAAAGTGCTCTCTTTAGCCCTTATTTATAAGCTTGCCGCAGCCATTCTTCAGCCATTAGGAGGCGGTCCAATTATCAGCTGCCTAGATGTCATTTCAAAAAGTGTGCTTTATATCTTTGCTGCACTTGCTGTCGTATCGCTCATGTTCTTTTTAAGCATTACCGTCATTATTACTGCTGGCAACCTGACCATGATGATGAAGTAA
- the spoIIIAD gene encoding stage III sporulation protein AD translates to MGEGLQIEIIQIVGLGLIATFLALIVKEQKPTFAFMLVVFTGCVIFFYLIDQIYAIISMIEKIAASAGVNMKYVETILKIIGIAYIAEFGAQLTKDAGQGAIASKIELGGKILILVMAVPILTVIIETILGMIPSMT, encoded by the coding sequence ATAGGGGAGGGCTTACAAATCGAAATCATACAAATTGTTGGACTTGGTTTAATTGCTACTTTTTTAGCATTAATCGTCAAAGAACAAAAGCCGACCTTCGCCTTTATGCTTGTTGTTTTTACAGGGTGTGTGATCTTTTTCTATTTAATAGATCAAATTTATGCCATTATCTCGATGATAGAAAAAATTGCGGCAAGTGCCGGTGTCAATATGAAGTATGTTGAAACCATTTTAAAAATTATTGGTATTGCCTATATTGCGGAATTCGGCGCCCAGCTGACAAAAGATGCTGGACAAGGCGCCATTGCATCAAAAATAGAGCTTGGCGGCAAAATTCTCATCTTGGTCATGGCAGTCCCCATTTTAACAGTCATCATTGAGACCATCTTAGGTATGATCCCGTCCATGACGTAA
- the spoIIIAC gene encoding stage III sporulation protein AC — protein MGVDVNVIFQIAGVGIVVAFLHTILDQMGKKEYAQWVTLLGFIYILFMVATIVDDLFKKIKAVFLFQG, from the coding sequence ATGGGCGTTGATGTAAACGTCATTTTTCAAATTGCTGGAGTAGGCATCGTTGTGGCATTCCTCCATACGATTTTAGATCAAATGGGGAAAAAGGAGTACGCTCAGTGGGTCACGCTGCTAGGGTTTATCTACATTTTGTTTATGGTAGCAACCATTGTAGATGATTTGTTTAAAAAGATTAAAGCCGTATTTCTATTTCAAGGATAG
- the spoIIIAB gene encoding stage III sporulation protein SpoIIIAB, whose protein sequence is MLKLIGAILIVSATTWGGFEFAKRYSDRPKQIRQLRFALQSLEAEIMYGQTPLARAAEQIASQVGPPVNRLFEQFAEKLKVGTFSARHAWNESLEDVWKKTVLKKGEYEALKHFGETLGQHDVASQQKYIKLALGHLESEEKEAEIAQAKNEKMVRSLGFLSGLLLILLLM, encoded by the coding sequence ATGTTAAAGCTCATTGGCGCTATCTTGATTGTCTCGGCTACGACTTGGGGAGGGTTCGAGTTTGCCAAACGATATAGTGACCGGCCGAAACAAATTCGGCAGCTCCGGTTTGCGCTTCAGTCTCTTGAAGCTGAAATTATGTATGGTCAAACACCTCTAGCGCGTGCTGCAGAGCAAATTGCGTCGCAAGTAGGTCCTCCTGTGAATCGGTTATTCGAACAATTTGCAGAAAAGCTGAAAGTCGGAACTTTTTCTGCACGGCATGCATGGAATGAAAGTCTTGAGGATGTTTGGAAAAAAACCGTTTTAAAAAAAGGCGAATATGAGGCACTGAAGCACTTTGGAGAAACACTTGGCCAGCATGATGTCGCGTCTCAGCAAAAATATATCAAGCTTGCTTTAGGTCATTTGGAATCAGAGGAGAAGGAAGCTGAAATCGCCCAAGCCAAAAATGAAAAAATGGTCAGAAGCCTCGGATTTTTAAGCGGATTACTACTGATTCTTTTATTGATGTGA
- the spoIIIAA gene encoding stage III sporulation protein AA: protein MRSLLDILPHAIGQELRLLKEAEWDQIEEIRIRTDRPIELMQRGKPRFLSYHTTGEDASQLLGRLSNYSMYTLEEELKQGYITISGGHRVGLAGKVIVEHGIVKGLRDISSFNIRIAKEKVGIALPFLPYLYDEHWCNTLIIGPPQTGKTTLLRDIARLASTGTKAIPPKKTGIIDERSEIAGCIRGVPQHQFGHRVDVLDACPKAEGLMMMIRSMSPEVMIVDEIGKSEDVQALLEAIHAGVSIIVSVHGYSLEDVYKRPSLKPLWELRVFERYVELNRKDGPGTIGRIYDQDGQEMKWRRGVDVC, encoded by the coding sequence TTGCGGAGTTTGTTGGATATTCTCCCGCACGCGATTGGACAAGAACTTAGACTGCTAAAAGAAGCAGAATGGGATCAAATAGAAGAAATTCGCATTCGCACGGATCGTCCTATTGAATTAATGCAAAGAGGAAAGCCGCGCTTTCTTTCTTATCACACAACAGGAGAAGATGCGTCACAGCTATTAGGCAGGCTGAGCAATTACAGCATGTACACACTTGAAGAGGAGCTAAAGCAAGGTTACATCACCATTTCAGGCGGACATCGGGTAGGACTTGCAGGCAAGGTGATCGTTGAACACGGCATTGTTAAAGGATTGAGAGATATCTCTTCATTTAATATCCGCATCGCAAAAGAAAAAGTCGGGATTGCGCTCCCCTTTCTTCCCTATTTATATGACGAGCACTGGTGCAATACACTGATCATCGGTCCACCGCAAACAGGGAAAACGACATTATTGCGGGATATAGCAAGACTTGCTAGTACGGGTACAAAAGCCATTCCTCCTAAAAAAACAGGCATTATAGATGAGCGTTCAGAAATCGCTGGGTGCATAAGAGGGGTGCCGCAGCACCAGTTTGGACACCGGGTGGATGTGCTCGATGCATGTCCAAAAGCTGAGGGCTTGATGATGATGATTCGGTCTATGAGTCCAGAGGTCATGATTGTCGATGAGATCGGAAAAAGCGAGGATGTGCAGGCACTTTTAGAAGCGATTCATGCTGGGGTCAGCATTATCGTTTCCGTTCATGGCTACTCACTAGAAGATGTGTATAAACGTCCATCATTGAAGCCGTTATGGGAGCTTCGCGTGTTTGAACGTTATGTTGAATTAAATCGTAAGGACGGTCCCGGCACGATCGGACGGATATATGATCAAGACGGACAAGAGATGAAATGGAGGCGGGGAGTGGACGTATGTTAA
- a CDS encoding YqhV family protein: MKHFLPGIHPSVAAMAGMRFLSAVIELTAAILILVTNDVRKAVVINSILAIIGPLIFIITMTIGIYQIAGQLSYAKLLFIFIGVVFILVGIYK, translated from the coding sequence ATGAAACATTTTCTCCCGGGCATCCATCCATCAGTCGCTGCGATGGCAGGCATGAGGTTTTTATCGGCAGTGATTGAACTGACGGCCGCCATTCTCATTTTAGTCACAAATGACGTTCGAAAAGCGGTTGTCATCAATAGTATATTGGCGATCATTGGACCGCTCATTTTTATTATCACAATGACGATTGGAATCTATCAAATCGCAGGGCAGTTATCCTATGCCAAGCTCCTCTTTATTTTCATTGGTGTCGTCTTTATTCTTGTTGGGATTTATAAGTGA
- the efp gene encoding elongation factor P, producing the protein MISVNDFRTGLTIEVDGGIWRVVDFQHVKPGKGAAFVRSKLRNLRTGAIQEKTFRAGEKVAKAQIETKTMQYLYANGDQHVFMDTSSYEQLELSETQIKDELKYLLENMSVQIVMYGAETLGVELPNTVELEVVETEPGIKGDTTSGGSKPAKTETGLIVNVPFFVNQGDKLVINTSDGSYVSRA; encoded by the coding sequence ATGATTTCAGTAAATGATTTTCGTACAGGCCTGACAATTGAAGTGGACGGCGGTATTTGGCGTGTAGTGGATTTTCAACACGTAAAGCCAGGGAAAGGCGCAGCGTTTGTTCGTTCGAAACTGCGTAACCTGCGTACTGGTGCTATTCAAGAAAAAACATTCCGTGCAGGCGAAAAAGTAGCGAAAGCTCAAATCGAAACAAAAACAATGCAATACTTGTATGCAAATGGCGACCAGCATGTCTTCATGGATACAAGTTCTTATGAGCAGCTTGAACTAAGTGAAACACAAATTAAAGATGAGCTGAAATATTTACTAGAAAATATGTCAGTTCAAATTGTAATGTACGGTGCTGAAACACTTGGAGTAGAACTACCAAACACGGTAGAACTAGAAGTAGTAGAAACAGAGCCTGGTATTAAAGGTGACACGACATCAGGCGGATCAAAACCTGCAAAAACAGAAACTGGTTTAATCGTCAACGTTCCTTTCTTTGTGAACCAAGGAGATAAACTAGTCATTAATACATCGGACGGTTCATACGTGTCAAGAGCGTAA
- a CDS encoding M24 family metallopeptidase, producing MKLEKLRTLLSDLDIDGLVITSSFNLQYMTSFTGSAGLAVVSKDRAAFITDFRYTEQAKDQVKGFDIIEHKGNIAETAAQTAKEFGIKRLGFEQNHMTFATYQQYASKAGDIELVPVSESVEKLRLIKSSEEIKILEEAAKIADHAFDHILTYIKPGLTEIAVMNELEFFMRKEGAEGSSFDMIVASGVRSSLPHGRASEKVIESGDLVTLDFGAYYKGYCSDMTRTIAVGTPSDKLKEIYHIVLEAENAGVDRIKPGLTGKEADRITRDIIEKYGYGQYFGHSTGHGLGMEVHEAPGLSSRSEVVLEEGMVVTVEPGIYLPDVGGVRIEDDIVLTADGNKRLTHSPKELIIL from the coding sequence ATGAAACTTGAAAAATTAAGAACACTTTTATCTGATTTAGACATCGATGGTCTAGTCATTACGAGTAGCTTTAATTTACAGTACATGACCAGCTTTACTGGTTCAGCCGGTCTCGCCGTTGTTTCAAAGGACCGGGCAGCTTTTATCACGGACTTCCGTTATACAGAGCAAGCGAAGGACCAAGTAAAAGGCTTCGACATTATTGAACATAAAGGAAACATCGCAGAAACCGCGGCTCAAACAGCAAAGGAATTTGGGATCAAACGTCTTGGGTTTGAACAAAACCATATGACATTTGCCACGTACCAGCAGTATGCGAGTAAAGCAGGCGATATAGAGCTTGTTCCGGTCTCAGAATCAGTTGAAAAGTTGCGCTTGATTAAGTCTAGTGAAGAGATTAAGATATTAGAGGAAGCTGCGAAGATTGCAGATCACGCCTTTGATCATATTCTCACTTACATCAAGCCGGGCCTGACAGAAATTGCTGTCATGAACGAGCTTGAATTTTTCATGAGAAAAGAAGGCGCTGAAGGATCTTCATTCGATATGATTGTCGCCTCAGGTGTTCGTTCAAGCCTGCCGCACGGAAGAGCGAGTGAAAAGGTGATTGAATCTGGTGATTTAGTCACACTCGATTTCGGTGCTTACTATAAAGGGTATTGTTCTGATATGACAAGAACGATTGCTGTTGGAACACCGAGCGATAAGCTAAAGGAAATTTATCATATCGTATTAGAAGCAGAAAACGCTGGTGTGGATAGAATCAAGCCAGGCTTAACAGGAAAAGAAGCTGATCGCATCACACGTGACATCATTGAAAAGTATGGCTATGGTCAATACTTCGGGCATTCAACTGGCCACGGGCTAGGGATGGAAGTACATGAAGCGCCAGGCCTTTCCTCACGATCAGAGGTCGTCTTAGAAGAGGGAATGGTCGTGACAGTTGAGCCGGGAATTTACTTGCCAGATGTCGGCGGTGTGAGAATTGAGGATGATATAGTCCTGACAGCTGACGGCAATAAACGATTGACCCACTCACCGAAAGAACTTATCATATTATGA
- the aroQ gene encoding type II 3-dehydroquinate dehydratase has translation MPHFLVLNGPNLNRLGKREPAVYGSKTLTDLETDLFQFAERANIQLTFFQSNHEGDLIDALHEAEEQYDGVVFNPGAFTHYSYALRDAIASISLSVVEVHISNVHKREEFRHHSVLAPVCQGQIVGLGLEGYKLAIRYLVSEGGAVS, from the coding sequence ATGCCTCATTTTCTTGTACTGAATGGGCCCAATTTAAATAGGCTTGGCAAAAGAGAGCCGGCTGTTTACGGAAGTAAGACGCTCACAGATTTAGAAACAGATTTGTTCCAGTTTGCAGAAAGAGCCAATATCCAGTTAACGTTCTTTCAATCGAATCATGAAGGAGATTTGATTGATGCACTCCACGAGGCAGAAGAACAGTACGATGGAGTCGTGTTTAACCCGGGGGCTTTTACACACTACAGCTATGCTCTAAGAGATGCCATTGCAAGTATTTCTTTATCCGTCGTTGAAGTACATATCTCAAACGTTCATAAGAGAGAGGAATTCCGCCATCATTCTGTACTTGCTCCAGTATGCCAAGGGCAAATCGTTGGTCTTGGTTTAGAAGGGTATAAATTGGCGATTCGTTATTTAGTGAGTGAAGGGGGAGCAGTATCATGA
- a CDS encoding YqhR family membrane protein, which produces MKRDEKKNQEEKNQSVQTSSLVARAAATGFVGGVFWGFIGFLTHMFHFSEVSPNMLLQPFVLGEWKKGGLGTFISIVLLGVLSIGAAFIYYGLLKRIKGYWMGLIYGAILWLLVFYVFNPIFPDVKQVQDLQQSTVVTTFCLYILYGMFVGYSISFEYNELTSQKLARALGKKTE; this is translated from the coding sequence ATGAAACGTGATGAAAAGAAAAACCAAGAAGAGAAAAATCAGTCTGTACAAACATCATCGCTAGTTGCAAGAGCAGCTGCGACAGGCTTTGTTGGTGGTGTTTTTTGGGGGTTTATCGGGTTTCTGACCCATATGTTTCATTTCTCAGAGGTGAGTCCCAATATGCTTCTTCAGCCTTTTGTGCTCGGAGAGTGGAAAAAGGGCGGACTTGGTACTTTTATCAGCATTGTGCTTTTAGGGGTTTTATCGATCGGAGCTGCCTTTATTTATTATGGGCTTTTGAAACGAATCAAAGGCTATTGGATGGGGCTAATATATGGCGCGATTTTATGGCTGCTCGTTTTTTACGTATTTAATCCGATTTTCCCAGATGTAAAGCAAGTCCAAGACTTACAGCAAAGCACCGTTGTCACGACATTTTGCCTATACATTTTATACGGTATGTTTGTCGGGTACAGTATTTCGTTTGAATATAATGAATTAACGAGCCAAAAGCTTGCGAGGGCACTCGGGAAAAAGACAGAATAA
- a CDS encoding DUF1385 domain-containing protein → MSNQTKPPAYGGQAVVEGVMFGGKKNYVTAIRRKDQSIEFLKLPRTSNKRTAFLKKIPFVRGVAALVEASANGSKHLNFSSERYDLDPSEDHTLEKEQKSSKLSMIFGIAVIGVLSLLFSKFVFTLVPVFLAELVRPVFSGNFAQIAVETFFKLVLLLGYIYFISMTPLIKRVFQYHGAEHKVINCYEQNLDITVENVQKQSRLHYRCGSSFILFTVIVGMFVYLLVPTDPLWVRVLNRLALIPVVLGISFEVLQLTNKLREVPVLKVLGYPGLWLQLLTTKEPSDDQVEVAIASFNELLRLEEASLKQASDSAHQVI, encoded by the coding sequence ATGTCCAATCAAACAAAACCTCCAGCATATGGAGGGCAAGCAGTTGTCGAAGGTGTCATGTTCGGAGGTAAAAAGAACTATGTGACAGCGATTCGGCGTAAGGATCAGTCCATTGAGTTTTTAAAGCTTCCCCGGACTTCCAATAAACGAACCGCCTTTCTCAAGAAAATCCCCTTTGTTAGGGGTGTTGCTGCACTTGTTGAAGCAAGCGCAAATGGCAGCAAGCACTTGAACTTCTCCAGCGAGCGCTATGACTTAGATCCTTCAGAAGATCATACTCTTGAAAAAGAACAAAAAAGCTCGAAATTATCCATGATTTTCGGCATTGCTGTGATCGGAGTTCTCTCTCTTCTCTTTAGTAAATTTGTCTTTACCCTAGTACCTGTCTTTTTAGCCGAACTTGTGCGGCCCGTCTTTTCAGGGAATTTTGCACAAATCGCAGTGGAAACATTCTTTAAACTGGTCTTATTATTAGGCTATATTTACTTTATTTCCATGACCCCTTTAATTAAAAGGGTATTTCAATATCATGGCGCAGAACATAAAGTCATAAACTGCTATGAACAGAATCTTGACATCACAGTGGAAAATGTCCAAAAACAATCACGCCTTCATTATCGATGCGGTAGCAGCTTTATTTTATTCACTGTCATTGTCGGAATGTTCGTCTATTTACTCGTACCGACAGATCCTTTATGGGTGAGAGTTCTGAATCGCTTGGCGCTCATTCCAGTTGTTCTAGGCATTTCATTTGAAGTGCTTCAGCTTACGAACAAACTCCGAGAAGTGCCTGTGCTGAAAGTGCTTGGCTATCCTGGCCTTTGGCTGCAATTGCTTACAACAAAAGAACCTTCTGACGATCAAGTCGAGGTAGCCATTGCAAGTTTTAATGAACTTCTTCGTTTAGAGGAAGCGTCTCTAAAACAAGCGTCAGATTCTGCTCATCAAGTGATCTAA
- a CDS encoding SA1362 family protein, producing the protein MNRRVHPAFTIIFALGVLGFVYLLTTNPGRLFTMLLSVVIIGAIVFFLFRWLMNRRTGTEGNLYRKAVKQSKRRYQQPKPKTKSQMKNRVTHLRSVPTDHKSKPVLLKKKSQTQLTVIEGKKNKKKNRALF; encoded by the coding sequence ATGAATCGCCGAGTACATCCTGCTTTTACCATTATTTTCGCTTTAGGCGTTTTGGGATTTGTGTATTTACTCACAACGAATCCAGGCAGACTTTTTACAATGCTGCTATCAGTTGTGATCATTGGAGCGATTGTGTTTTTCCTATTTAGATGGCTGATGAATCGAAGAACTGGAACAGAGGGCAATCTTTATCGTAAAGCAGTCAAACAATCAAAACGTCGCTACCAGCAGCCTAAACCAAAAACGAAAAGCCAGATGAAAAATCGGGTCACTCATTTGCGAAGCGTGCCGACTGACCACAAGTCTAAGCCCGTCCTTCTCAAAAAGAAAAGCCAAACACAGTTAACTGTGATTGAAGGCAAGAAAAACAAAAAGAAGAATCGCGCCTTGTTTTAA